In a single window of the Trichoderma breve strain T069 chromosome 6, whole genome shotgun sequence genome:
- a CDS encoding zinc knuckle domain-containing protein gives MGDWGCGGNAGGDTWGQDSGQPADDVGYSNDDNYNGGGDDTGASGAYGNDKCFGCGQEGHRRAECPNAGEQTCRYCKKEGHLRQDCPEAPPMACTNCGQEGHFRNSCENARKVNRDHVADTTPDAAWDKLKQAARERDVDDAKEAIEEYVKALAGEVTYRQIQERLVEENVKIFLISTQRELIDTFTNMDLQGNIDKKYSVSVRFSDKPERPREINIWPDGIDEILSRLDDAGMVVDRGVPKCYNCGELGHTSKGCSQEKVEHNSEKPKISCYNCNAEGHRVRDCPEPRVDKFACKNCGKSGHNAKECEEPPNMENVECRKCNKTGHFAKDCPDAPSRACRNCGQEGHISKDCDQPKNMDSVVCRNCDETGHFSKECPKPRDWSKVQCSNCEQFGHTKVRCKMPPKESDAYEGQAYGGEAEEQPQQPDDGYGEADGGGGGDGW, from the exons ATGGGAGACTGGGGTTGCGGA GGAAATGCTGGAGGAGATACCTGGGGTCAAGACTCGGGCCAGCCAGCCGACGATGTTGGATATTCCAACGACGACAACTACAAcggcggtggcgatgatACTGGAGCATCTGGGGCCTACGGAAACGATAAATGTTTCGGCTGCGGTCAAGAAGG TCACCGCCGAGCTGAATGTCCCAATGCTGGAGAACAGACTTGCCGTTATTGCAAGAAGGAAGGCCACCTGCGGCAAGACTGCCCGGAAGCGCCTCCCATGGCCTGCACCAACTGCGGCCAAGAAG GTCACTTCCGAAACAGTTGTGAGAATGCTCGCAAGGTCAATCGTGACCACGTCGCCGACACTACGCCTGATGCTGCCTGggacaagctcaagcaagCGGCCCGTGAGAGAGATGTCGACGATGCCAAGGAAGCGATTGAAGAATACGTCAAAGCTCTGGCAGGAGAGGTCACCTATCGCCAAATCCAAGAGCGACTGGTGGAGGAAAATGTCAAGATTTTCCTCATCTCTACTCAGAGAGAGTTGATTGATACCTTCACCAATATGGACCTTCAAGGTAACATCGACAAGAAGTATAGCGTCTCGGTGAGGTTTTCCGACAAGCCAGAGAGACCTCGCGAGATCAATATCTGGCCAGATGGCATCGACGAGATTCTCTCTCGCTTGGATGATGCGGGAATGGTGGTAGACAGAGGTGTTCCAAAGTGCTACAACTGTGGCGAGCTCGGCCACACTAGCAAGGGCTGCTCCCAGGAGAAGGTTGAGCACAATTCAGAGAAGCCTAAGATCTCTTGCTACAATTGCAACGCCGAAGGTCACCGTGTGAGAGATT GTCCCGAGCCGCGTGTGGACAAGTTTGCTTGCAAGAACTGCGG AAAATCTGGACACAACGCTAAGGAGTGCGAAGAGCCTCCCAATATGGAAAATGTTGAGTGCCGGAAGTGCAACAAGA CCGGCCACTTTGCGAAAGATTGTCCTGACGCCCCTAGCAGGGCTTGTCGAAACtgtggccaagaaggccaCATATCGAAGGACTGTGATCAACCAAAGAATATGGATAGCGTGGTGTGCCGCAACTGCGATGAGACCGGTCACTTCAGCAAGGAGTGCCCGAAGCCGAGAGATT GGTCCAAGGTCCAGTGCTCTAACTGTGAGCAATTTGGACACACCAAAGTCAGGTGCAAGATGCCTCCCAAAGAGTCGGACGCCTATGAAGGCCAAGCATACggcggcgaggctgaggagcagccgcagcagcctGATGATGGCTATGGTGAGGCAGAtggcggcggaggcggagacGGCTGGTAG
- a CDS encoding serine carboxypeptidase domain-containing protein has product MVSLSARPASWRWLAVTLASLWPALAVAEQSKTTADYYVHDLPGLPQNAPAVKMHAGHIEITPEHNGNLFFWHFQNQHIANRQRTVVWLNGGPGCSSEDGAMMEIGPYRVKDVNTLVPNNGSWHEFANLLFVDNPVGAGFSYVDTDSYLRELNEMADQFVIFLEKFFTLFPEYEHDDLYFAGESYAGQYIPYIAKAIVDRNKKLSEQKKDKDTWNLKGLLIGNGWISPREQYDSYLPFAFEKGLLTKDGDVAKKLQSSTRICQNKQGSDPGHVDYGECESILSSILDMTRKGNGNDACWNMYDVRLRDSFPSCGMNWPPDLAAVTPYLRRQDVVKALHINPANAGNGWQECSGAVSSTFKARTSVPSVELLPGLLTEIPILLFSGAEDLICNHIGTENMIDNMEWNGGKGFEITPGNWAPRRKWTFEGEVAGFWQEARNLTYVLFYNSSHMVPFDYPRRTRDMLDRFMGVDISSIGGEPTDSRIDGEKGIETTVGGASNNTHAHEEETHQKIDDAKWAAYQRSGEIVLVIVIVAAGAWGYFIWRQRRARAAYRALSGSDPSSRNGSRLNFSSRRRHADVEAADFDETTLDDLHVETPTASESKYTVGGDDESDDGLSEAEQKRRKANQGGSS; this is encoded by the exons ATGGTTTCGCTGTCCGCGCGGCCAGCTTCATGGCGATGGCTGGCCGTTACCTTGGCTTCACTCTGGCCTGCCCTCGCCGTTGCTGAGCAATCGAAAACCACGGCAGACTACTATGTTCACGATCTTCCAGGGCTGCCGCAGAATGCGCCGGCCGTGAAGATGCACGCTGG CCACATCGAAATCACCCCCGAACACAACGGaaacctcttcttctggcACTTCCAGAATCAGCACATTGCAAACCGCCAGCGAACCGTAGTATGGCTCAACGGCGGGCCAGGATGCAGCTCGGAGGATGGCGCAATGATGGAGATTGGACCGTATAGAGTCAAGGACGTAAACACTCTGGTTCCCAACAATGGCTCCTGGCACGAGTTTGCCAATCTGCTCTTCGTCGATAACCCGGTCGGCGCTGGCTTCAGCTATGTCGATACCGACAGCTACCTCCGTGAACTAAACGAAATGGCAGACCAGTTTGTCATCTTTTTGGAAAAGTTCTTTACTCTCTTCCCCGAGTACGAGCATGACGAC CTGTATTTTGCGGGAGAGTCATACGCTGGGCAGTACATTCCCTATATTGCCAAAGCAATCGTGGATCGGAACAAGAAGTTATCGGAGcaaaagaaggacaaggacacTTGGAACTTGAAAGGATTGCTCATCGGCAACGGCTGGATCTCCCCGAGAGAGCAATACGACAGTTATCTTCCGTTTGCATTCGAAAAGGGCCTTCTCACGAAAGATGGGGATGTCGCCAAGAAGTTGCAATCTAGCACTCGAATATGCCAGAACAAGCAAGGCAGCGATCCGGGCCACGTCGACTACGGCGAGTGCGAGAGTATCCTCAGCTCAATACTAGACATGACCAGAAAAGGCAATGGAAACGATGCCTGTTGGAACATGTACGATGTCCGTCTTAGAGATTCGTTCCCCAGCTGCGGAATGAACTGGCCGCCGGACTTGGCCGCTGTCACCCCATATCTGAGAAGGCAAGACGTTGTAAAGGCGCTTCACATCAATCCCGCCAACGCTGGTAATGGCTGGCAAGAGTGCAGTGGAGCAGTGAGTTCTACTTTCAAGGCGAGAACGTCTGTTCCTTCGGTCGAATTGCTCCCCGGTCTCTTGACAGAGATTCCTATTCTGCTATTCTCAGGAGCGGAGGACCTCATTTGCAACCACATCGGCACAGAGAACATGATCGATAACATGGAGTGGAACGGAGGAAAGGGTTTCGAAATTACTCCTGGAAACTGGGCTCCCCGTCGAAAGTGGACCTTTGAAGGTGAAGTCGCTGGTTTCTGGCAGGAAGCCCGCAACCTGACTTACGTCTTGTTCTATAACTCGTCTCATATGGTGCCTTTTGACTATCCCCGCCGCACACGCGACATGTTGGACAGGTTCATGGGAGTCGACATCAGCAGCATTGGCGGCGAGCCAACCGACAGCCGCATCGATGGCGAAAAGGGCATCGAGACGACGGTCGGCGGCGCTTCCAACAACACCCACGCccacgaagaagagacgCACCAGAAAATCGACGACGCCAAGTGGGCAGCCTACCAGAGATCTGGCGAAATCGTCCtggtcatcgtcatcgtcgcgGCCGGGGCTTGGGGATACTTTATCTGGCGCCAGCGCAGAGCTCGCGCCGCCTATAGGGCACTCAGCGGCAGCGACCCTTCCAGCCGAAACGGGTCTCGTCTCAACTTTTCTTCTCGTAGACGGCATGCGGATGTCGAGGCGGCGGATTTCGATGAGACTACTTTGGACGATTTGCATGTGGAAACACCAACTGCCTCGGAGAGTAAGTACACTGTGGGAGGGGATGACGAGAGTGACGATGGCTTGTcagaagcagagcagaagaggaggaaggcCAACCAGGGAGGGTCAAGTTAG
- a CDS encoding cytokine-induced anti-apoptosis inhibitor 1, fe-S biogenesis domain-containing protein has translation MAPSVVMIDTSDDFFTAPVATTQTKRTLLLAPPSLASHPTALTNVVSQYDRSATDLQMIDRLSAGLVKLPSATYDLVLVLADASSSLNETLPLLTRSILGPIAESLKPKGRLQSQDGSDLGQNATLAKEAVLAGLVASTGGFDKPDYGDGEGVVSLKLGGRKKKVEAPPVQKIEVKPVAPAGVGFIDFSDDLDADYDDDELIDEDTLMTEDDLKRPINIPPECQPKAGKRRRACKDCTCGLAERLEAEDAAKRAAADKALQSVKLAVDDLTEVDFTVQGKVGSCGNCALGDAFRCDGCPYIGLPPFKPGEEVRLLNNEIQL, from the exons ATGGCGCCCTCTGTCGTAATGATAGACACCTCGGACGACTTCTTCACTGCCCCGGTGGCGACGACACAGACGAAGCGAACTCTCCTCCTGGCGCCCCCGTCTCTCGCCTCTCACCCAACTGCGCTCACAAACGTCGTGTCTCAATATGATCGCTCTGCTACAGATCTTCAGATGATTGACCGGTTGTCAGCTGGTCTCGTCAAGCTGCCATCTGCCACATATGACCTtgtcctcgtcctcgccgaTGCGTCTTCCTCTCTTAACGAGACTCTACCCCTCTTGACTAGAAGCATCCTCGGTCCCATCGCAGAGTCACTAAAGCCCAAGGGGCGATTGCAGTCACAGGATGGCTCAGACTTGGGTCAGAACGCAACTCTGGCAAAGGAAGCCGTTCTGGCGGGCCTGGTTGCGTCCACTGGGGGCTTTGACAAGCCTGACTATGGCGACGGAGAAGGCGTAGTTTCTCTTAAGCTGGGAGgccgaaagaagaaggttgaGGCCCCGCCCGTCCAGAAGATTGAAGTCAAGCCTGTTGCTCCTGCTGGCGTCGGCTTCATCGACTTCTCTGACGACCTCGACGCCGAttacgatgatgacgagctCATCGACGAAGACACTCTCATGACCGAAGATGACCTCAAGCGACCCATCAATATCC CTCCCGAATGCCAGCCCAAAGCCGGCAAGCGCCGCCGCGCCTGCAAGGACTGCACCTGCGGCCTCGCCGAACGTCTCGAAGCTGAAGACGCCGCCAAGCGCGCAGCCGCCGACAAGGCTCTCCAGAGCGTCAAGCTCGCCGTCGACGACCTCACAGAGGTCGACTTCACCGTCCAGGGCAAGGTCGGTTCATGTGGTAACTGCGCTCTGGGCGACGCTTTCCGGTGCGATGGATGCCCTTACATTGGGCTCCCGCCGTTCAAGCCCGGTGAAGAGGTCAGGCTGCTGAACAACGAGATTCAGCTGTGA
- a CDS encoding putative SAM-dependent RNA methyltransferase domain-containing protein, translating into MASTGKTFIVEHLDPELGPWSELEYLAIAAESEETKSKFILSCLPPNFQVPAALAASTAFTAEHRGVEELYAGQKSRVCLLDPAAAKDLAPEDGETFDAFLFGGILGDDPPRDRTSELRKKGFEGRRLGPKQMTTDTAVRVTRMVVQDKISLDQVPYLDFPELKFNEHESTQMPFRYVSGADGKPIMPKGMVELIQKDADKSVDDLF; encoded by the exons ATGGCTTCGACCGGCAAAACCTTCATCGTCGAGCATCTCGACCCAGAGCTTGGCCCTTGGTCAGAGCTCGAGTATCTAGCCATCGCAGCTGAGAGCGAGGAGACCAAGAGCAAATTTATTCTCTCCTGCCTGCCCCCCAACTTTCAAGTTCCGGCTGCCTTGGCTGCTAGCACGGCTTTCACGGCAGAGCACCGCGGAGTCGAGGAGCTTTATGCCGGCCAGAAATCTCGAGTCTGCCTCCTGGATCCCGCAGCAGCCAAGGATTTAGCGCccgaagatggcgagacaTTCGATGCATTTCTCTTTGGAGGCATTTTGG GTGATGACCCTCCTCGAG ACCGAACCTCTGAattgagaaagaaaggcTTCGAGGGTAGACGGTTGGGCCCAAAGCAAATGACTACAGACACAGCCGTCCGAGTAACTCGAATGGTCGTACAAGATAAGA TATCCCTTGACCAAGTGCCGTATCTGGACTTTCCAGAGCTCAAGTTCAACGAGCATGAAAGCACCCAGATGCCGTTTCGTTATGTCTCAGGCGCAGATGGAAAGCCCATCATGCCAAAG GGAATGGTCGAATTGATACAAAAGGACGCTGATAAATCTGTGGATGACCTGTTTTGA